Proteins from a genomic interval of Paenibacillus sp. RC334:
- a CDS encoding YcnI family protein: MNTRIQMVKSRFSRLATSMGLIAAGALLFAGMASAHVTVKPSVSQPNAWETYTLKVPVEKNIPTTKVALKIPKEVVFKQYEPVPDWKVATEKDSSGKVTTVTWTTDEDGIQAGQYMRFSFVAQNADRNTEAAWNAFQYYSDGSIVEWTGDEGSNNPHSITKITADATSEASAPSADHGHDSAGAAAGHASTDTAKDSSSPAPASNNATEAAPAAAAPASSAVQTTALVLSIIAVVLGAAAVGIALKRRR; the protein is encoded by the coding sequence ATGAATACAAGGATTCAAATGGTAAAATCGAGATTTTCCAGGCTTGCGACCTCCATGGGTCTGATTGCAGCAGGTGCTTTACTTTTTGCGGGTATGGCCAGTGCCCACGTGACGGTCAAGCCTTCCGTTTCACAGCCTAACGCTTGGGAGACGTACACGTTGAAAGTACCTGTAGAGAAAAACATTCCAACAACCAAAGTGGCTTTAAAAATCCCGAAAGAGGTCGTTTTTAAACAGTACGAGCCTGTACCAGACTGGAAGGTAGCAACCGAGAAAGACAGCTCCGGCAAAGTAACCACCGTTACCTGGACGACCGACGAAGATGGCATTCAAGCGGGTCAATACATGCGTTTCAGCTTCGTAGCACAAAATGCAGACCGGAATACTGAAGCCGCATGGAACGCTTTCCAATATTACAGTGACGGAAGTATCGTGGAATGGACAGGCGATGAAGGAAGCAACAATCCGCATTCCATTACAAAAATCACGGCAGATGCCACCTCCGAAGCTTCGGCACCTTCCGCAGATCATGGGCATGATTCGGCTGGTGCAGCCGCAGGCCATGCAAGCACAGACACGGCTAAGGATAGTAGCAGCCCGGCACCCGCTTCGAACAATGCTACCGAAGCCGCACCTGCTGCTGCTGCCCCTGCCAGCTCTGCAGTACAAACGACAGCACTCGTTCTGTCGATCATTGCAGTCGTACTTGGTGCAGCAGCCGTCGGTATTGCGCTCAAGCGCCGCAGGTAA